CGGTTGAAATAAAGTACACTTGCGTAAAAACTATTATTACTTATGACGAGTGCTTAACTCTTCGTCATTTACCAAtatgaagccaccggcgtggctcagtcggttaaggcgcttgcctgccgctctgaagttgcgctcgggcgcgggttcgatccccgcttgggctgattacttggttgggttttctccgaggttttccccaaccgtaaggtgaaaaccaggtaatctatggcgaatcctcggcctcatctcgccaaataccatctcgctatcataaatttcatcgacgctaaataacctcgtagttgatacagcgtcgttaaataaccaactaaaaaattaccAATATGAAGCCAGTTTAATGTTCCAATTTGCAGTCAGAGTCGCTTCCCAGGATACCTCATAGGagactggtctacactacacaCGCCTTCGTGTCCAAATTTGAATGTCGGAATCGTGATTCATATGACCCAGGTTTACTGCATTTTCGAAGTCCGAGAATACCAAATTGTGCAACCTGTTCAACAAATCTCCTCTATTGCTAACTGGAACGAGTTGCTTTTCCCTGCGGTGCATTTGAATCAGGCTTGTCATCTTTCTAACTTTTTCTTGAAAAAGAAAAAGCAACAACCTTTCCTTTCATCTCATCAGTAATGGTGACAATTGATTGAACTTTGTTTTCCGGCGAGGGCACATATTCTGAATGGGATGACTCACCTTTGTTTTCAAAAGACTTGCTTGAATATGAAGATGGTCTTGTATCTGTTGCTTTCTCGCTGTCTTCCTCGAGTAGCTTTCCAATCGGCAGTATTCATTCTTTAAAATCTACCATAAGGTCAGAGGTCTCTATATAATATATTCGAATCGCCAAACAATTTCGGCTTTCGATTCGGTTTGCGAGAATTATTCATTGCAAGTCACTGGCATGAATTCGATGTTCTTGGTTGTTTGGAGCATTTTATGGACGATGATACTTCGATTGGCCTAATGTctcattattgtaacaattacgtAACATAACTGTACATAAAACGTGCCGAAGTTTAAGTAGACCTATGATTTCAGTATGTTgttggttagtcaactgtccgaatataggtttgaaccttataagtaacacaaataaggcataactcatgaggcaactaagccaggagataatgtggtagggtggccagttcctttgcccctccaatgcatacatctccgattagctacatattccactaatcagacttcaaatgcatacaaacaattgctgtTCCTCtaacacatcgtcaagtgagatgtactgcctggtaatagatatacatactgtatcagccagaacctcaatcagagatagaaTTTCAGTATAAAGCCAGTATAAAAATCAGATTTTTCTTTTTAGATTCGATAATTATGTCAATAGCGCTTGGTAATGATGCAGAAATATCCAATATTTATTTCTGACAACTCTAGTACTTTCCTTGTGAAATGTTCTAATACTAGATCATGCAGTCTCTCCTAATTTCGGAAGATCTTAATGATTGAATAATAGAATTGCAATCATATTTGAATTCATTATTGGCAAGCGcacaaatttacataattaatttatgAATACTTCATTGTTTTATTTAGAAGCATTCTTTGATAGAGACTAAATGATAGCAAAATTGTCTTACGTTTTACTGACGTCAAGTATTCAATGTGACAtagatattttcttctttataaaTAGAGCTACTGTACTTACAAATGTTCTGTAAGCACTGAAGACTATAAATCTTTGCCCACTGTGCGCCAACACTACAGGTACTACAGTATGTAAGCAGTCCAAGACAAATATGGGCTTGTAAAAATTGATTGGTTTAATCCACAAAAAAAGAGATAATATTCCCAAGTTATGTGCATTTACTCTATTTAGTTCAGGACGCTGGAGTGGAATGTGCAGAGAGATTCCTCCTTTCTTGCCACATCTGGATGGTGACGCCAgtaatttataattatgtcatAATCAACAATAAGCTGTTAGCATACCTTCATCATATTTGCACGCCTATTTGAAAATaggaaggatgcactgaaagcaAGTCCTTTCCCTTCAGTTTGACTTTTTCCTTAGCAGGTGTTACACTTCAAGCCCTCCGCAATTTATTGGCAACGTCAATAGATCTTTTCTTAACGTGTCAGCCTCCTCTTTACCTGTAATAGCAGTGTATGGAGGACTTCAAACAAGAAGGATAATTTTCACTTACCAAaaattgtaatgaactttttggaTGTTCCTAATTCGCTGACTCCAACTAAAGAGAATGCATTCCTCCAGTCATCTGTAATTGTAGGGTAACGATCCCATATCTTCTTCATAACTTCAAATTCTTTTGCGGAGTTGATAATAGCGATATGAGCTCCTTCTTCGACACATTTTTCACGAGCGTTGTGCCAATTCCTGGGTTCAGTGTGCAACTTATAATAACCCAAGTCTTGGACCAATTCATAGTCTCTTCCTGGTCTCTGTGGAGGAGCTGGAACAAGACAAACACAAGTACTGTGCTTTGGCTATTGAGGCTAATACAATGCTTATAGTATTTATCGGAACAGTCAACAAAAGAGAAAATGCCGTATTACCTAACCGCAGATGATGAGGAGGACGAGGAGGATTGTGATTGTGTTGGAACTAGtattagagagttttcgcaccctaCTGGTATGTTCAAACGTTAACACAATGTTGACGTCATTGACGAAAGAGCCATTCAGAGCCATTCACCTCACGTTAATTCAATAGTGGTCCAGCTATCCCTAGGTGGATAGCGTGAATGTGAACAAAGTTGACAGTAGGTctaattcggtgttaaaacatgCCATCTTGTTTGTGATTTATGAAATTGGAcgatattcatctacttagaaGAGCTtaagatggataaattattcaggccgaaCTACAAGAAGGATCAGGGGAAAAAATTTTCACTGAGATTCCAACAGAAAAAAGGTTGAGTCTTGGGTAGTACGCCAAGCGAAAACATTCCTTTGTTTAACTCGCTGTAACtcgaaaaccagtaaagattttaaaTAGCAACTAATTTTAAAAGTAACTTCCATTCTTTGTCAACACTGCTGTCGCTTTAACCCGCAATCTAAAGTGAGAACTAAAAAATGTTTGCAACTGAttaacttttgaaggtgtaaatgtcaaTTCTGAACAAATATAATCGAAGTTACTATTTCGTTTTTCGCttatcaaacaaaattttaattttgaatatttttctgGCCTTTTCTTAGACAGTGATGTatcaattaaaacaattatagtGCGATTGATTAACTATGATAGGAGCTCCGACATGATAAATGATTAACGGAGCGGAAAATTCGTATAATATAGCCTTACGTTAAAGGAATACCTGCACCGATCCTTTACgtttctttccgaagttttacgaacgtaaACATATGTCACTACTGACGTGAACATAGTCTTAGCAGTTTTGTGGACGacgagggtgcgaaaactctctattatgAGGGAAATGGTGAAGTTATTATACTTGCACCAATGTTTGAACTTAAACGCCCGTTTTAGTTTAGTACATCATCTAACAGTCTAACGGACAGCACAGGGTACGTTGTCCAACAACTGAGGCTAAACTTTTTGCATGAACTGCAAGTGCATTACTATATATGGCTGTTATGACGGGCAGGTAGGAGATGGGGACCAATGAGATGGTCCTATAATCTGCAATACGGATCAAGATATCTACAGCGAAACTGACTTCATCGTCTTAATCTGATTTCGCAGATCCCAATTTGCCCGTTGCAATATGTACAGTGGACTATCTTCTGTTTTTCCTGTTCAAAATTTCTGCACTTTTTTACTGAATCAACCGGTATAATAAAGTACTCTGAAATGGAaagtttaaagtaggcctacctgtaatAGTGGCTACAATGAGGATAGTCTCGCTGGTCTCGTATTTCTTTGCAGTGTGTTCAACGTCCACATCCAGTGTGCCTGTCTGCTTGCTTTTCGCACCGTGCTCTACTTTAACCTGTGATAAgagagaaatattttcaaaatcatgAAATGGCAGTAGATAAAATATGCCTATCACTGTTATGTACACTTTTCCGTTCTAAATTGATCGTGCGCTGGATTGTCTCAAACCCTCCTTGCTATtgctcagtggcggctcgtaaatAAACAGTACAAACTCATTGCTATGCTTAATGAAAACAGAAgtagtttatttattacaaactatcggaaataaaaacttaaatttatgaaaataaaaagtatGGTTTTAATAAAGCACTCCCCAGAAATCTTAACATATCGATgatgtttaggtaaaagggcttaaccatcatttttaaatgtgactttttgCTGCAGttagttaaaatttatttacaaaacataaagatatgttttttttacggtcatgtttatatttcttcatataaagtaactaataatagtgtgttgaaattgaattatagctgtttctgaaaaaaTTTTCTTTTGGTGATAAGCCCTTTTACTTGAACACCATCGATATGATTTAACATAATGATGGTGATGTTTTCCAAAATTGGCATATTTAAAATGAGGCATTTGATGAATACTTCTTGCGTTTACGGTT
The window above is part of the Periplaneta americana isolate PAMFEO1 chromosome 11, P.americana_PAMFEO1_priV1, whole genome shotgun sequence genome. Proteins encoded here:
- the LOC138708607 gene encoding hemolymph lipopolysaccharide-binding protein-like gives rise to the protein MLTSIFCVCFFWYIGVTCGQQGVSFVSTPVKFSINSYRNLTGHWVTQVKVEHGAKSKQTGTLDVDVEHTAKKYETSETILIVATITAPPQRPGRDYELVQDLGYYKLHTEPRNWHNAREKCVEEGAHIAIINSAKEFEVMKKIWDRYPTITDDWRNAFSLVGVSELGTSKKFITIFGEHINATGYTNWHPTQPNYDGHCVVVQRNGFLHNTICDILFPFFCEQEL